A stretch of the Paenibacillus dendritiformis genome encodes the following:
- a CDS encoding response regulator transcription factor: protein MVEDEKHMAEAMEQVLKKRNYTIDLAFDGEYGLDCGLTDIYDIIILDIMLPKMNGLQVLKELRESGIQTPVILLTAKGSTEDKVEGLDSGADDYLAKPFQTEELLARLRALGRRKNVPIHENVLQYGDIELDPFSLHLSCGDKNFKLTLKESQLLELLMTRQGMIVSKDSIIEKLWGYDADAEDNHVEVYISFLRKKLTHLHSGVRIQTVRSAGYLLKTPKDGKSYV from the coding sequence ATGGTCGAAGATGAAAAGCATATGGCCGAAGCCATGGAACAGGTTCTCAAGAAAAGAAATTACACCATAGATTTGGCGTTTGACGGGGAGTACGGCTTGGACTGCGGCCTTACCGATATTTATGATATTATCATTCTCGATATTATGCTGCCCAAAATGAACGGCCTCCAGGTTCTGAAAGAATTGCGGGAAAGCGGCATTCAAACTCCGGTCATCCTGCTCACGGCAAAGGGCTCAACCGAAGACAAGGTGGAAGGTCTTGACAGCGGAGCGGATGATTACTTGGCCAAGCCTTTTCAGACGGAGGAATTGCTGGCCCGCCTGCGTGCCTTGGGACGCCGCAAAAATGTGCCGATCCATGAAAACGTTTTGCAATATGGAGACATTGAGCTCGATCCCTTCTCCTTACACCTTAGCTGCGGAGACAAGAACTTCAAGCTCACCTTGAAAGAAAGTCAATTGCTGGAGCTGTTAATGACTCGCCAAGGAATGATTGTATCCAAGGATTCGATCATCGAGAAGCTGTGGGGATACGACGCCGACGCGGAGGATAATCATGTGGAAGTGTATATCTCTTTTTTGCGCAAAAAATTAACCCATTTGCATTCCGGGGTTCGGATTCAGACGGTGCGAAGCGCAGGCTATCTGTTAAAAACGCCGAAAGATGGGAAATCCTATGTTTAA
- a CDS encoding WD40/YVTN/BNR-like repeat-containing protein, with the protein MINAMNTAKKKAGAAILCGALALTLGSGTTTFAAEGASDAMFVKHENGVVSYSVDGGQTWNENAPANMQGIKIGQMGEGNMQIKHKLASADGIKSKVMIKSENGKTLYSTDDGQTWSETAPEGMPALNKGEKGNVIIQTKVTSEEGMKNNVMVKLENGKKLFSTDGGQTWSEQAPEGVKIKK; encoded by the coding sequence ATGATTAACGCAATGAACACAGCCAAAAAGAAAGCGGGCGCAGCCATCCTGTGCGGAGCGCTTGCTCTTACATTAGGATCGGGAACAACCACCTTTGCGGCCGAAGGAGCCAGCGATGCGATGTTCGTAAAGCATGAAAATGGAGTCGTCTCCTACTCTGTGGACGGCGGGCAGACTTGGAACGAGAACGCTCCTGCCAATATGCAAGGAATCAAAATCGGCCAAATGGGCGAAGGGAACATGCAAATCAAACATAAGTTGGCGTCCGCAGACGGAATTAAATCAAAGGTGATGATCAAGTCGGAGAACGGCAAGACGCTGTACTCCACGGATGACGGCCAGACCTGGAGCGAGACGGCGCCGGAAGGGATGCCGGCCTTGAACAAGGGCGAAAAAGGGAACGTCATCATTCAAACTAAGGTCACCTCGGAAGAAGGAATGAAAAATAACGTGATGGTTAAGCTGGAAAACGGCAAGAAGCTGTTCTCTACCGACGGCGGCCAGACTTGGAGCGAACAAGCCCCTGAAGGCGTGAAAATCAAAAAATAA
- a CDS encoding polysaccharide pyruvyl transferase family protein, with protein sequence MTKILYLGEIGYQNAGDQVMWDVFRQHFNKHLDASRFHVAGSLANAADPLAFDAVVLGGGSLISPLYLSKLEAAFKGSTPYYIWGSGVDKLVPKHILDAMLNSASPPAGLIVPSIQGDIFRNARYAAVRGPLSQAFLQMAGVPAESIAVSGDPALLLTPGEAKPVTHDPPLPGDRPCIGINWGTARNEIFGNDEASVEDKLVTAAKEWIRQGYSILLFAMWPNDIPANRQLMQKIGFENRVHLYETVNPYELMSIIGQCKFTVDFKLHAAVLSAVMRVPFIALGYRFKVYDFAASIDAIRYVVSTDSSTLGYELMHLSSLIEENYSETVAALDQRVVHYQKMNMLAEPFFERLKKEVETK encoded by the coding sequence ATGACAAAAATTTTATATTTGGGAGAGATTGGTTATCAAAACGCTGGCGATCAAGTCATGTGGGATGTGTTCCGGCAGCACTTCAACAAGCATCTCGACGCGAGCCGCTTCCATGTCGCCGGATCACTGGCCAATGCAGCCGACCCATTGGCATTCGATGCCGTCGTGCTTGGGGGCGGTTCTTTAATCTCTCCCCTCTATCTTTCGAAGCTCGAAGCAGCGTTTAAGGGCAGCACGCCGTACTATATTTGGGGTTCCGGCGTGGATAAGCTGGTACCTAAACATATTCTGGACGCCATGCTTAACAGCGCTTCGCCGCCTGCCGGGCTTATCGTTCCCAGCATCCAAGGCGATATATTCCGGAACGCCCGTTACGCGGCCGTTCGAGGTCCTCTTAGTCAAGCCTTTCTCCAAATGGCGGGCGTCCCTGCGGAAAGCATTGCGGTGAGCGGCGACCCTGCACTGCTGCTCACGCCTGGAGAAGCAAAGCCCGTCACGCACGACCCGCCCCTGCCGGGCGACAGGCCCTGTATTGGCATCAACTGGGGCACAGCGAGGAATGAAATCTTCGGCAATGACGAGGCTTCCGTGGAGGACAAGTTGGTCACGGCCGCCAAGGAATGGATCCGGCAAGGCTATTCCATTCTTCTTTTCGCCATGTGGCCTAACGATATCCCGGCCAACCGACAGCTGATGCAAAAAATAGGATTCGAGAATCGCGTGCATCTATATGAAACCGTAAATCCATACGAATTAATGAGCATTATAGGCCAATGCAAATTTACGGTCGATTTCAAATTACATGCCGCGGTGCTGTCGGCCGTCATGCGGGTCCCTTTTATCGCGCTGGGATACCGGTTCAAGGTGTATGATTTCGCCGCTTCCATCGATGCGATCCGTTACGTTGTATCGACCGATAGTTCGACCCTTGGCTATGAGCTGATGCATTTATCAAGCCTTATTGAAGAGAACTATAGCGAGACGGTCGCCGCACTTGATCAACGAGTCGTCCATTATCAAAAAATGAATATGTTGGCGGAGCCTTTCTTCGAAAGGTTAAAAAAGGAGGTTGAAACAAAATGA
- a CDS encoding CgeB family protein, with protein MSKQPQRILMCYGKTPYTPGSYLERAFGNIGVEVDVITDAADFSAVDTQKYAAVLFVESPTRPRVAIKHRERIQVPVLFWIHHGENRLAGNLEMCDMYRPDILLMSHSLHLASRFQVPIRFFPFGVDPHLFHSAIPYAKRAIDVSFVGTQGHHLYKNRNESLRFIEENLQGKAKLSLRKNIFLEDLSKHYGNSKIVFNQTADTIKSFNMRLFEGMGCGALILTDDTPEQSALFENGVHYVLYDSKKDMIEKLQYYLSHPDEAAKIAAEGQRHVVRNHTYEHRARQVLDLIKALRGWTSRN; from the coding sequence ATGAGTAAGCAGCCGCAGCGTATTTTGATGTGTTACGGAAAGACCCCATACACGCCGGGAAGCTATCTGGAAAGGGCATTCGGCAACATCGGGGTCGAGGTCGATGTCATTACGGATGCCGCCGACTTCTCCGCCGTGGATACCCAAAAGTATGCAGCGGTTCTGTTCGTCGAGAGTCCTACCCGCCCCCGGGTTGCCATTAAACACCGGGAGCGGATCCAAGTGCCCGTTCTCTTCTGGATCCATCATGGAGAGAATCGGCTCGCGGGCAATCTGGAGATGTGCGATATGTACCGTCCCGATATCCTGCTGATGTCGCATTCCTTGCATCTTGCATCCCGCTTCCAGGTACCCATCCGCTTCTTTCCGTTCGGGGTAGATCCCCATTTGTTTCATTCGGCTATCCCTTATGCGAAGCGCGCCATCGACGTTTCTTTCGTGGGTACGCAGGGACATCACCTTTATAAAAACCGGAATGAAAGTCTTCGCTTCATTGAGGAGAATCTGCAAGGGAAGGCAAAACTGTCGCTCCGGAAAAATATCTTCCTGGAAGATCTGAGCAAACATTATGGAAATTCGAAAATCGTCTTCAACCAAACCGCCGATACCATTAAATCTTTTAACATGAGGCTCTTCGAAGGAATGGGGTGCGGAGCCTTAATCCTGACGGATGACACTCCCGAACAATCGGCGTTGTTCGAGAACGGAGTCCATTATGTTCTATATGATTCGAAGAAAGATATGATTGAGAAGCTGCAGTATTATTTAAGCCATCCAGACGAAGCCGCCAAGATCGCGGCCGAGGGGCAGCGGCATGTTGTCCGCAATCATACGTATGAACATCGGGCCCGCCAAGTGCTGGATCTTATCAAAGCTTTGCGGGGCTGGACGAGCCGGAATTAG
- a CDS encoding 4'-phosphopantetheinyl transferase family protein — MTNSKGDGNRQIGIFVMRVPEAMEQATLQQLLRLLPPDRQDKINRFHHQADACRSLLGEVLVRKIIGERTGLPNSRIRFQYNRYGKPELASEHRLFFNISHSGEWIACAVHDTEVGIDVEQIKPIDLSVARRFFSAEEVEQLEKEPPEGRLKLFYDLWTLKESYVKLRGQGLSIPLDSFSVHKSDQGECCLRSPADAAPRFFFKQYHVDDEYCLSLCAVEPAFPADIIRCEYPAFLSELSADAHFCR, encoded by the coding sequence TTGACCAATTCCAAGGGGGACGGGAATCGGCAGATCGGAATATTCGTGATGAGGGTTCCCGAGGCGATGGAGCAAGCGACGCTCCAGCAGCTGCTGCGGCTGCTCCCCCCGGACCGGCAGGACAAAATCAACCGCTTCCATCACCAAGCCGACGCCTGCCGGAGCTTGCTGGGGGAGGTGCTCGTACGCAAAATCATCGGAGAGAGAACGGGGCTTCCCAATTCCCGCATCCGGTTTCAATATAACCGTTACGGCAAGCCGGAGCTCGCTTCGGAGCATCGTTTGTTTTTTAATATTTCCCACTCCGGCGAGTGGATTGCCTGTGCCGTGCATGATACAGAGGTGGGGATTGATGTGGAGCAGATCAAGCCTATCGATCTGAGCGTCGCGAGGCGATTTTTCTCGGCAGAAGAGGTTGAGCAGCTGGAGAAGGAGCCGCCGGAAGGCAGGCTGAAGCTGTTCTATGATTTATGGACACTGAAGGAAAGCTATGTCAAGCTGCGCGGACAGGGCCTGTCTATCCCGCTGGATTCCTTTTCCGTTCACAAGTCAGACCAGGGGGAGTGCTGTCTCCGTTCTCCGGCTGATGCGGCGCCCCGCTTTTTTTTCAAACAATATCATGTCGATGATGAATATTGTCTGTCTCTTTGCGCGGTGGAACCTGCCTTTCCCGCTGACATTATCCGATGTGAGTATCCTGCGTTTCTGTCCGAGCTCAGCGCCGATGCCCATTTCTGCCGGTAA
- a CDS encoding MarR family winged helix-turn-helix transcriptional regulator yields MSIRWRFHLDNVKELYLIQQIYGTLFALANKLQTKGDAYLSDITSRQFMVMLAVLHLPEGEATIINIANKLGTTKQSARQMISSLEKKGYIVAQPSQLDRRAVNISITETGKEVMLKSGESSVSFFADLSHPFTLEEMEQLWALLKKLYRFDGEVQDGFEENVSLDMGRYEAEMTKRALEQFSRQRAR; encoded by the coding sequence ATGTCTATAAGGTGGCGATTCCATTTGGATAATGTGAAGGAATTATATCTCATTCAGCAAATTTACGGCACGCTCTTCGCGCTGGCCAACAAACTGCAAACCAAAGGAGACGCATACTTATCCGACATCACATCAAGACAGTTTATGGTCATGCTTGCGGTTCTTCATCTGCCGGAGGGGGAAGCGACGATTATTAATATTGCCAATAAGCTTGGCACGACCAAGCAGAGCGCAAGGCAAATGATATCCTCCCTTGAAAAGAAAGGCTATATTGTCGCGCAGCCGAGCCAATTGGACAGACGCGCCGTGAATATCTCGATTACCGAGACCGGAAAAGAGGTGATGCTGAAATCGGGTGAAAGCTCCGTAAGCTTCTTTGCCGATCTTTCTCATCCTTTCACCTTGGAAGAAATGGAGCAACTGTGGGCCCTGCTAAAAAAGCTGTACCGTTTTGACGGCGAGGTTCAAGATGGTTTTGAGGAAAATGTGAGTCTCGATATGGGGCGTTATGAAGCGGAAATGACAAAGAGGGCGTTGGAGCAATTTTCGAGACAACGGGCGCGATAA
- a CDS encoding ROK family transcriptional regulator yields MKHVRGNVYLMKEINRATILSLLHREKAMSRADMAKVTKLSATTVSSLVDELIDEGYIVESGAQASAGAGRKAIRLEISKDKGFVISVGLGNQRFYCTLSNFHSEIVAELAVPAVKGNDEVLQTILHCIGEIVRKAGISDLSLIKGIGIASPGIVDESSGTITYARFLRLKDFEIVKLLRARYYDLPVYVMNDTNAAAFAEYYLETSPGVKHVLYVWVYEGVGARMIVNGQVYSGYKGRAGEVSLLQDRWFSSAYVVEQAQKRAAKRGLPAPLAIEDVVQAYERGEDWVEPLMNRSLLFLSRALAVMMNLIGPEKVILDGWFMESPQCMQRIHAHLARYTVDGGYDSSWVAPASLGQRNYVIGVTTMVLHQLFKGKVSVT; encoded by the coding sequence ATGAAGCATGTAAGAGGTAACGTCTATCTCATGAAAGAAATCAACCGGGCGACCATATTAAGCTTGCTTCACCGGGAAAAAGCGATGTCCCGCGCCGATATGGCGAAGGTGACCAAATTGAGCGCCACGACGGTGTCATCCCTGGTCGATGAACTGATCGACGAAGGCTATATTGTCGAATCGGGCGCCCAGGCATCGGCTGGCGCAGGGCGCAAAGCCATCCGGCTGGAGATCAGCAAAGATAAAGGCTTTGTCATCTCGGTCGGACTGGGCAATCAACGGTTTTATTGCACGCTGTCCAATTTCCACAGCGAGATTGTGGCTGAACTTGCCGTTCCTGCCGTCAAAGGCAATGATGAGGTTCTCCAGACGATTTTGCATTGCATCGGCGAGATTGTCCGGAAGGCGGGCATCAGCGATTTGTCCCTGATTAAAGGCATCGGCATCGCTTCACCGGGCATTGTGGATGAGAGCAGCGGCACGATAACCTATGCGCGCTTTTTACGGTTGAAGGACTTCGAGATTGTGAAGCTGCTCCGAGCCCGCTATTATGATCTGCCTGTGTACGTCATGAATGACACGAATGCCGCGGCGTTCGCGGAATATTACCTGGAGACGAGTCCCGGCGTGAAGCACGTCCTGTACGTATGGGTCTATGAAGGGGTCGGGGCGAGAATGATCGTGAATGGCCAGGTGTATTCCGGATACAAAGGAAGAGCGGGCGAGGTATCCTTGCTCCAGGACAGATGGTTCAGCAGCGCATATGTGGTGGAGCAGGCGCAAAAGAGGGCGGCCAAGCGCGGCCTCCCTGCCCCCCTTGCGATCGAGGATGTGGTTCAAGCCTATGAACGCGGAGAGGACTGGGTCGAGCCGTTAATGAACCGGAGCTTGTTATTCTTGAGCAGAGCCCTGGCGGTGATGATGAATCTGATCGGCCCGGAAAAGGTCATCTTGGACGGCTGGTTCATGGAGTCGCCCCAATGCATGCAGAGGATACATGCGCATCTCGCCAGATATACGGTGGACGGGGGATATGACTCCAGTTGGGTCGCTCCGGCAAGCTTGGGCCAACGCAATTATGTCATCGGCGTCACGACGATGGTGCTCCACCAACTGTTTAAAGGAAAAGTGTCGGTAACGTAA
- a CDS encoding extracellular solute-binding protein gives MHRQWRKKRVSVLIMAMILALLTSACGGGAEGEAPSDNQSGGSDGKPVKLAMFIASRATDEMYSNETLVWKEIGKKFNVEFEFITGDAKTMRDKFPLMISSNEYPDIIADAPANFNKYGPQGVFIPLNDLIKDKPNLQKYLVDDKIARSQIVNADGNIYSVPMLSAVRTSEGPLIRQDWLDRLNLPVPETIDDWYNTLKAFKEQDANGNGDPNDEVPFATAGNFYLNFADAWGIDMNEDGRWMEENGKMIYTPIDPRAKEFLTTMNKWYSEGLLDKELLSRQDKDYTSMVFNDKVGATNHWIGYVAGFNARPEVENIQGFNFQVTPPPVMNKGDRPLTSRQQQIVVPVAWGISSQNKNVDKTIEIFEYAYSDEGQLLFNFGIEGDSYTKEADGTLKYTDKILKNPDGAAKALHRIGAQPWVGFRQDPRYEIASAVSEDAAKQLFCYVEQDYFRDPAPALKYIEDDFETSTEIKTQIDTYVNEMISKFIIGQEPLSKFDEFVEKVKSMRFDELEAIQNKAYEANKELMK, from the coding sequence ATGCACAGACAATGGAGAAAGAAAAGAGTATCTGTATTGATCATGGCGATGATCCTGGCTCTCCTGACATCGGCCTGCGGGGGAGGGGCCGAAGGGGAAGCGCCGTCGGACAATCAGAGCGGCGGCTCTGACGGCAAGCCGGTGAAGCTGGCGATGTTCATTGCCAGCCGGGCTACGGATGAAATGTATTCCAATGAGACGTTGGTCTGGAAGGAGATCGGGAAGAAGTTCAACGTTGAATTCGAGTTTATTACCGGCGACGCCAAGACGATGCGCGACAAGTTTCCGCTTATGATTTCTTCCAATGAATATCCGGATATCATCGCGGATGCGCCTGCCAACTTCAACAAGTACGGTCCGCAGGGCGTGTTCATCCCGCTTAACGATCTGATTAAGGATAAGCCGAATCTGCAAAAATATTTGGTCGATGATAAAATCGCGAGATCCCAGATCGTCAATGCGGATGGCAATATTTATTCCGTTCCGATGCTGTCCGCCGTTCGGACGTCGGAAGGACCGCTCATTCGGCAGGATTGGCTCGATCGTCTGAACTTGCCGGTTCCGGAAACGATTGACGACTGGTATAATACGTTAAAAGCGTTCAAAGAGCAAGACGCCAACGGCAACGGAGATCCGAATGATGAAGTGCCGTTTGCTACGGCCGGCAATTTTTATTTGAACTTCGCCGATGCCTGGGGCATTGATATGAACGAGGATGGCCGCTGGATGGAGGAGAATGGCAAGATGATTTATACGCCAATCGATCCGCGCGCCAAGGAATTTTTGACGACGATGAATAAATGGTATAGTGAAGGACTGCTGGATAAAGAGCTTCTGTCTCGCCAGGACAAGGATTACACCTCGATGGTATTCAATGACAAGGTCGGCGCCACCAATCACTGGATCGGCTATGTGGCCGGCTTTAATGCCAGACCGGAAGTGGAGAACATCCAGGGCTTCAACTTCCAGGTTACGCCTCCGCCTGTCATGAACAAGGGCGACCGGCCGCTGACCAGCAGACAGCAGCAAATCGTGGTGCCGGTCGCCTGGGGCATCAGCAGCCAGAACAAGAATGTCGATAAAACAATAGAAATATTCGAGTACGCTTACAGCGATGAAGGCCAGCTGCTGTTCAACTTCGGCATTGAGGGCGACTCTTATACGAAGGAAGCGGATGGAACGCTCAAATATACCGACAAGATTTTGAAGAATCCGGACGGCGCGGCCAAGGCGCTGCACCGGATCGGCGCCCAGCCTTGGGTTGGCTTCCGCCAGGACCCGCGTTATGAGATCGCTTCGGCGGTCAGCGAGGACGCGGCCAAGCAGCTGTTCTGTTATGTCGAGCAGGATTATTTCCGCGATCCGGCGCCTGCCTTGAAGTATATCGAGGACGACTTCGAGACCAGCACCGAGATCAAGACGCAGATCGATACGTATGTCAACGAGATGATCAGCAAGTTTATTATCGGACAGGAGCCGTTGTCCAAGTTCGATGAATTTGTGGAGAAAGTGAAGTCGATGCGTTTTGACGAGCTGGAGGCGATCCAGAACAAAGCGTATGAGGCGAATAAAGAACTGATGAAGTAA
- a CDS encoding carbohydrate ABC transporter permease, with protein sequence MLKTKKRVDAGDALYFAFIYLFIIVMCIVMLYPFIYILSVSISDTDSVMRNEVLLWPKGLNWSAYEAVLSYKGMIVAYANTIFYTVAGTLLSLLLTTMAAYPLSRKNWKMRNFAAMFLAVPLWFGGGMIPFYMVMRDLHLLNTRTGILLYAALSTFYIIIVRTYFESLPKEIEESAKIDGASDIRIFLQIALPLSKPVLAAIGLYYAVGKWNSFFWELILLSKESLMPVQVLLVRIIRDSTFDKEMEAALVHSSGVLPITIQYAAIVVTALPIIMAYPFLQKYFVKGVMIGAVKS encoded by the coding sequence ATGCTTAAGACCAAAAAAAGAGTGGACGCCGGCGATGCCCTTTATTTTGCTTTTATCTATCTGTTTATTATCGTCATGTGCATCGTGATGCTCTACCCGTTTATTTATATCCTGTCCGTCTCTATCAGCGATACCGATAGCGTCATGCGCAATGAAGTGCTGCTCTGGCCCAAAGGACTGAATTGGTCCGCTTATGAGGCGGTGTTGAGCTACAAGGGAATGATCGTGGCCTATGCGAACACGATTTTCTATACGGTGGCGGGCACATTGCTGAGCTTGCTGCTGACGACGATGGCGGCCTATCCGCTGTCCCGGAAAAACTGGAAGATGCGCAATTTCGCGGCCATGTTCCTGGCGGTTCCCTTATGGTTCGGCGGGGGCATGATTCCGTTCTATATGGTGATGAGGGATCTGCACTTGCTCAATACGCGCACCGGGATATTGCTGTATGCCGCGCTGTCTACGTTCTATATCATCATCGTGCGGACCTACTTCGAGAGTCTGCCGAAGGAGATTGAGGAATCGGCGAAGATTGACGGGGCCAGCGATATCCGGATCTTTCTGCAAATCGCCCTGCCTCTGTCGAAGCCGGTCCTGGCGGCCATTGGCTTGTATTATGCGGTCGGCAAATGGAACTCCTTCTTCTGGGAGCTGATCCTGTTGAGCAAGGAATCGCTGATGCCGGTCCAGGTCCTGTTGGTCCGGATTATCCGGGACAGCACGTTCGATAAGGAAATGGAGGCGGCGCTCGTACATAGCTCCGGCGTGCTGCCGATTACGATTCAATATGCGGCTATCGTAGTGACGGCTCTGCCGATCATTATGGCTTATCCGTTTCTGCAAAAGTATTTCGTGAAAGGGGTGATGATCGGCGCGGTGAAAAGCTAG
- a CDS encoding ABC transporter permease, producing MASSESTLRQMDTKHNKKSRLQFWAKELVHNKWLYLMFLPVFLWYFIFAYWPMHGLLMAFQKYNVVKGISGSEWVGLKYFKQFLEDPHFYRLIKNTLLLNIYSLIFGFPVPIILALCFNELRSLMFKKIAQTISYLPYFISTVVVCGMALTFLSPSTGVVNIMLNKLGMESIFFFQDPAYFRTIYVLLGIWQGAGFSAIIYIAALSGISPELYEAAKIDGAGRWSQLRYITFPSLVPTIIIMLLLNLGTILTADFGKILLLYNPTIYETADVLNTYVYRKGLIDNNYSYATAVGLFQAVIGFILVYVANYLSKKANQTSLW from the coding sequence ATGGCTAGCTCAGAATCGACTTTACGTCAGATGGACACGAAGCACAACAAGAAGTCCCGGCTTCAGTTTTGGGCCAAAGAACTCGTGCATAACAAATGGCTCTACCTTATGTTCCTGCCTGTGTTTCTATGGTACTTCATCTTTGCCTATTGGCCGATGCATGGCTTGTTAATGGCATTTCAGAAGTACAACGTGGTGAAGGGGATTAGCGGGAGCGAATGGGTGGGTTTGAAGTATTTCAAACAGTTCCTGGAGGATCCTCATTTTTACCGGCTGATCAAAAATACGCTGCTGCTCAATATTTACAGCCTGATTTTCGGTTTTCCGGTGCCGATTATTTTGGCCCTTTGCTTTAACGAACTCCGAAGCCTGATGTTCAAAAAAATTGCGCAGACGATCAGTTATTTGCCTTATTTTATTTCGACGGTCGTCGTATGCGGGATGGCTCTCACCTTCCTGTCGCCAAGCACCGGCGTCGTCAACATTATGCTGAATAAGCTTGGGATGGAGAGCATCTTCTTCTTCCAAGACCCGGCCTATTTCAGAACGATTTACGTGCTGCTCGGGATTTGGCAGGGAGCCGGATTCTCCGCGATTATTTATATCGCCGCCCTCTCGGGCATCAGCCCCGAGCTGTACGAAGCAGCGAAGATCGATGGAGCGGGGAGATGGAGTCAACTTCGGTATATTACCTTTCCCAGCCTGGTCCCGACGATTATCATTATGCTGCTGTTGAATCTGGGAACCATTTTAACGGCCGATTTCGGCAAAATCCTGCTTTTGTACAATCCAACCATTTATGAGACCGCGGACGTGCTGAATACTTACGTGTACCGTAAAGGCCTCATTGACAACAACTACAGCTATGCCACCGCCGTTGGCCTGTTCCAGGCCGTCATCGGCTTCATCCTGGTCTATGTGGCCAATTACTTGAGCAAAAAGGCCAACCAGACTTCGCTTTGGTAA
- a CDS encoding DUF6179 domain-containing protein has product MGSDHINDRRELSAQRGIRKSRLQRNQYTISLMNEGLRTGMLTSREILRIQHGFMQILRELIQKYTRGESSSVAAETAESILASIMYAADAYLIRFEEPEKALTYLKTIEVRKIYDRGVDKVGQCFAETKQLYKEISANKLEVPVDAYNLTIDESLPVFLRKYGIIFDAHNTMASIDYPLAVDDMRLQGVFYIKQYLERLKLETEFCAMFEPRQLLDLLVHYGRECRLNYRIELFNIYELMLNNAIFSILSGGDACRIRISENQFARLEQQFMSLEEGHIRSVISDAMERLQQEMALHSQLVGYMDRSKEELVQRVANAAKHSSLRTVIIAEREAEAKSMVISFSEEDSMSDVQLRRRLHEIMACERKEEKVKLILSSFHSFHDYIDMLESDCLYGDEYVALFQAFGDMELAILATIVFYEEVRSMPPDLPSFLLVEKEYPMEWQLQLVQCLRGMSRERLQAVATYMNEMDYEPIKFH; this is encoded by the coding sequence TTGGGATCAGACCATATAAATGACAGGCGTGAGTTGAGCGCTCAGCGGGGCATTCGCAAATCCCGGCTGCAGCGAAATCAATATACGATCTCCTTGATGAACGAAGGCTTGCGGACGGGGATGCTGACGAGCCGGGAAATCTTGCGCATTCAGCACGGGTTCATGCAGATTTTGCGGGAGCTGATTCAGAAATATACCCGGGGTGAAAGCAGCTCGGTCGCCGCGGAAACCGCAGAGAGCATCCTCGCCTCCATCATGTATGCGGCAGACGCCTATCTGATCAGATTCGAGGAGCCAGAGAAGGCGCTCACGTATCTGAAAACGATTGAGGTTCGCAAAATCTATGACAGAGGCGTGGACAAGGTCGGTCAATGCTTTGCAGAGACCAAGCAGCTATATAAGGAAATCAGTGCCAATAAGCTGGAGGTTCCGGTCGATGCCTATAACCTGACCATCGACGAGTCCCTGCCTGTCTTTCTCCGAAAATACGGCATCATCTTTGATGCCCACAACACGATGGCCAGTATCGATTACCCGCTGGCTGTCGATGACATGCGGCTTCAGGGCGTTTTCTATATCAAGCAGTATCTGGAACGGCTGAAGCTGGAGACCGAGTTCTGCGCGATGTTCGAACCGCGGCAGCTGCTGGATTTGCTGGTCCATTACGGCAGGGAATGCAGGTTGAATTACCGGATTGAGCTGTTCAATATATATGAGCTCATGCTGAACAATGCGATATTTTCGATATTATCCGGGGGAGATGCCTGTCGTATCAGGATTTCCGAAAATCAATTTGCGCGGCTGGAACAGCAATTCATGAGCTTGGAGGAAGGGCACATTCGCTCCGTCATCTCCGATGCGATGGAAAGGCTTCAGCAAGAAATGGCGCTTCATTCGCAATTGGTGGGGTATATGGACCGATCCAAGGAGGAGCTCGTTCAGCGAGTGGCGAACGCCGCCAAGCACAGCAGCTTGCGGACGGTCATTATTGCCGAGAGGGAAGCGGAAGCGAAGTCCATGGTCATTTCCTTCAGCGAAGAGGATAGCATGAGCGACGTCCAATTAAGAAGACGGCTGCATGAGATCATGGCATGCGAGAGGAAAGAGGAGAAAGTGAAGCTGATCTTGTCCAGCTTCCACTCCTTCCATGACTACATCGATATGCTTGAATCCGACTGCTTGTACGGAGATGAATATGTTGCCCTCTTCCAGGCGTTTGGCGATATGGAACTGGCAATTCTGGCGACAATCGTGTTCTATGAAGAGGTACGGAGCATGCCTCCGGATTTGCCGTCTTTTCTGTTGGTAGAGAAGGAGTATCCGATGGAGTGGCAGCTCCAATTGGTTCAATGTCTGCGGGGAATGAGCCGGGAGCGCCTGCAAGCCGTTGCGACGTATATGAATGAGATGGACTATGAACCAATAAAATTCCATTGA